The proteins below come from a single bacterium genomic window:
- the hisB gene encoding imidazoleglycerol-phosphate dehydratase HisB: protein MTAPRKASVQRTTGETAISLELDLDGTGVFEGSSGVGFFDHMLSALARHSGFALKLTCQGDLHVDEHHSLEDIGLALGQALDRAVGDKAGMTRFAHAYVPLDEALSRVVVDFSGRGLLVFRGEFRRERVGELPTEMVEEFWRAVATKAQISLHMELIYGSNAHHQVESLFKAAARALGTATRLVEGQKGIPSTKGVL, encoded by the coding sequence ATGACAGCCCCGCGCAAAGCCTCGGTGCAAAGGACCACCGGCGAGACCGCTATCTCGCTGGAGCTTGACCTGGACGGGACAGGCGTTTTCGAGGGTTCCAGCGGAGTCGGGTTTTTCGACCACATGCTGAGCGCCCTGGCGCGCCACTCCGGGTTCGCTCTCAAGCTCACCTGCCAAGGCGACCTGCACGTAGATGAGCACCACAGCCTCGAGGACATCGGTCTGGCGCTTGGCCAGGCCCTGGACCGGGCCGTGGGCGACAAGGCCGGGATGACCCGTTTCGCCCATGCCTACGTGCCCCTGGATGAGGCCCTCAGCCGCGTGGTGGTCGATTTCAGCGGCCGCGGGCTGCTGGTGTTCCGGGGTGAGTTCCGCCGCGAGCGCGTGGGCGAGCTGCCCACCGAGATGGTGGAGGAATTCTGGCGCGCCGTGGCTACCAAGGCCCAGATCAGCCTGCACATGGAACTGATCTACGGCAGCAACGCGCACCACCAGGTGGAAAGCCTTTTCAAGGCCGCGGCACGGGCTTTGGGCACGGCCACGCGGCTCGTGGAGGGGCAGAAAGGCATCCCCTCGACCAAGGGCGTGCTCTGA
- a CDS encoding HAD family hydrolase translates to MTAAPPAPVYREIAPGLRARTDISLPALESLDAVLFDIDGVLVEVSDSFRSVISLAVQHFFNKVLGQPGETILVSPDETALFKLAGRYNNDWDLAAGASAWGLLKLLCRPEPPRDIAELREGAPTLEEFTGRIKVEGGGLEVTLRLVRAALGPEKREEFDRLYRPELVRRIFQEYYAGPRLCRPFYGFDPEYFEGPGLVEHERPIIDISLVERLSHAGVAFGILSGRTPEEADYVLASLGLARLLHPRGRVVDDGHLTPKPDPDGLLHLAREMGFDSAVYVGDVPDDWSTVLAYGRAVEAGQGRVSGCMVATGANPGGRISAHFEREGSHWLATDVNTLLRAMLQARIKD, encoded by the coding sequence ATGACAGCGGCTCCCCCCGCGCCCGTGTACCGAGAAATCGCCCCCGGCCTGCGGGCGCGGACCGATATCAGTCTGCCTGCTCTGGAAAGCCTGGATGCCGTGCTGTTCGACATCGACGGTGTGCTGGTGGAGGTGAGCGATTCGTTCCGTTCGGTGATCAGCCTGGCGGTTCAGCATTTTTTCAACAAAGTCCTTGGACAGCCGGGAGAAACAATCCTGGTCAGCCCGGATGAGACCGCGCTGTTCAAGCTGGCCGGGCGCTACAACAACGACTGGGACCTGGCCGCCGGGGCCTCGGCCTGGGGCCTGCTCAAGCTGCTTTGCCGGCCCGAGCCGCCCCGTGATATTGCCGAGCTGAGAGAGGGCGCTCCCACGCTGGAGGAGTTCACCGGCCGGATAAAGGTCGAGGGCGGTGGCCTGGAGGTGACCCTGCGCCTGGTGCGCGCGGCCCTCGGCCCGGAAAAGCGGGAGGAGTTCGACCGTCTATACCGTCCTGAGCTGGTGCGGCGTATTTTCCAGGAGTACTACGCCGGGCCGCGTCTCTGCCGTCCGTTTTACGGCTTCGACCCGGAGTATTTCGAGGGTCCGGGGCTGGTCGAGCACGAGCGGCCGATAATAGATATCTCCCTGGTGGAGCGTCTGAGCCATGCGGGGGTGGCGTTCGGCATTCTCTCCGGCCGCACGCCCGAGGAGGCGGACTACGTGCTGGCAAGCCTTGGTCTGGCGCGGCTTCTTCACCCGCGCGGACGGGTGGTGGATGACGGCCACCTGACACCCAAGCCCGACCCGGACGGCCTTCTGCACCTGGCCCGTGAGATGGGCTTTGACAGCGCGGTCTACGTGGGCGATGTCCCGGATGACTGGAGCACGGTGCTGGCCTATGGCCGGGCCGTCGAGGCCGGCCAGGGACGGGTGTCCGGCTGCATGGTCGCCACCGGGGCGAACCCCGGGGGACGGATCAGCGCGCATTTCGAGCGCGAGGGATCCCACTGGCTGGCCACGGATGTGAACACCCTTCTGCGGGCCATGCTGCAAGCTCGAATAAAAGACTGA